From Rubricoccus marinus, a single genomic window includes:
- a CDS encoding metal-dependent hydrolase → MAATFFQVPWTATGVVVASAAAAAPDIDTLGSTVGRVFSPLARRIERRWGHRTITHCYAAQTAVAALALPFVWAGLPHIYAAIVVGYISHPFLDTWTVQGVRVFWPWSDRRGVFPYYNRQETSYRTTTGSRVDAFFGICFVCLTIPFAVLEHDGYQRFVRRVQADASAAVRDFLDWSAEGYLVQIEVEASDPQHMRLLEGTFEAIGTTGANTLLVRDTTDGRVFSLGPAYTANFQPSRVLAHRGAQVQVSRRQIDLAGRVLADLESLVPAGADGHPVRHLIDGQVTVTEAAGVTPDEFRFDTVTGTDKRLSFQFATLADLTRLDLTGLIVEQGTVTLRVYVRDGEAEDYDPQDMARSQVRRVTFAHKPSEPPQLLVREGQSVAVGDTVAVLTSSAMSTAQLDVAEAQADLAAAQATAPPVSADPVTLRQRLVQAEASVRRVEDRHAEGFEPQSAVDAARAEASDLRAQVAAAESAGARRTAEWQRTRAERIRQATARLRRATLRQQQAIRDGYVRSSGAGIVRRIETRDLGPDRTEVRIVLVSDRAGDSGTPSTSPPEP, encoded by the coding sequence GTGGCCGCCACTTTCTTCCAGGTCCCCTGGACCGCTACCGGGGTCGTCGTCGCGTCGGCTGCCGCCGCGGCGCCCGACATCGACACGCTAGGCTCGACCGTCGGCCGCGTGTTCTCGCCTCTGGCGCGCCGCATCGAGCGCCGGTGGGGGCACCGGACGATCACGCACTGCTACGCCGCCCAGACAGCCGTCGCCGCGCTCGCGCTGCCGTTCGTTTGGGCAGGACTGCCGCACATCTACGCGGCCATCGTCGTCGGCTACATCAGCCACCCGTTTCTCGACACGTGGACCGTCCAGGGCGTCCGCGTCTTCTGGCCGTGGAGCGACCGCCGGGGCGTCTTCCCCTACTACAACCGCCAGGAGACGAGCTACCGCACCACGACCGGCAGCCGCGTCGACGCTTTCTTCGGCATCTGCTTCGTCTGCCTCACCATTCCGTTCGCGGTCTTGGAGCACGACGGGTACCAGCGGTTCGTCCGCAGGGTACAGGCCGACGCCTCAGCGGCGGTCCGCGACTTTCTGGATTGGAGCGCCGAAGGCTACCTGGTGCAGATCGAAGTCGAGGCGTCCGACCCCCAGCACATGCGCTTGCTCGAAGGCACGTTCGAGGCCATCGGCACGACGGGCGCCAACACGCTGCTCGTACGCGACACGACCGACGGCCGCGTGTTCTCGCTCGGCCCGGCCTACACCGCCAACTTCCAGCCCAGCCGCGTGCTCGCCCACCGCGGCGCCCAGGTCCAAGTCTCCCGTCGGCAGATCGACCTCGCGGGCCGGGTCCTGGCGGACCTCGAGTCCCTCGTGCCCGCGGGCGCCGACGGCCACCCGGTCCGCCACTTGATCGACGGCCAAGTGACGGTGACAGAGGCCGCTGGCGTCACGCCCGACGAGTTCCGGTTCGACACCGTCACCGGGACCGACAAGCGCCTGTCGTTCCAGTTTGCCACGCTCGCGGACCTCACGCGCCTCGACCTCACCGGGCTCATCGTCGAGCAGGGCACGGTCACGCTCCGGGTCTACGTCCGCGACGGCGAGGCCGAGGACTACGACCCGCAGGACATGGCGCGCTCCCAGGTCCGCCGCGTCACCTTCGCGCACAAGCCGTCCGAGCCGCCCCAGCTACTCGTCCGCGAGGGCCAGTCCGTCGCTGTCGGAGACACCGTGGCCGTGCTCACGTCGTCGGCCATGAGCACCGCGCAGCTCGACGTCGCCGAGGCGCAGGCCGACCTCGCCGCCGCCCAGGCGACGGCGCCGCCCGTGTCGGCCGATCCCGTCACGCTCCGCCAGAGGCTCGTCCAGGCTGAGGCATCCGTTCGGCGCGTCGAGGACCGCCACGCCGAAGGCTTCGAGCCCCAGAGCGCCGTCGATGCCGCGCGCGCCGAGGCCTCCGATCTACGCGCCCAGGTCGCCGCCGCCGAGAGTGCCGGAGCCCGCCGCACCGCCGAGTGGCAGCGCACGCGCGCCGAGCGCATCCGCCAGGCGACCGCCCGTCTCCGCCGGGCCACCCTCCGCCAACAGCAGGCGATTCGTGACGGCTACGTGCGGTCCTCGGGCGCAGGCATCGTGCGCCGCATCGAAACCCGCGACCTCGGCCCCGACCGCACCGAGGTCCGCATCGTGCTCGTGTCCGACCGGGCGGGCGACTCCGGCACCCCATCCACCAGCCCCCCAGAGCCCTAA
- a CDS encoding tyrosine-type recombinase/integrase, translated as MRSTPQKGLLISPSDATARLAAPDPGSSASVEMSLAEAIELFIGRTLHTKSGSRHTESAYRSDLKHFGRFLANDRLRVGTVGRRDAERYLTRLSTKLAARTVARRIYCVRSFYRFLRGIDVVTTNPFDALDLPGFNRKSETHKVLAEDELERAVARLSDDMVEANRQLEASEPGGDRQRAFAALFTAARRRATFTLMAFAGLRREEVLTLPREAIVPRPDGYYLSFTGKGDKRRTVPLVGFAYPAMTDWLAVRRYVPNVADEVFITLAGQAVDPKQIQRDCARLQRHVKTRHKLTPHVLRRTFGTRTLRYTGDLRGTQELLGHASIQTTEVYTHVDEESLRRLMETNTVGAAEHARGAVLAHHVPV; from the coding sequence GTGCGCTCGACTCCCCAGAAAGGACTGTTGATCTCTCCATCTGACGCGACCGCACGCCTGGCTGCACCCGATCCGGGGAGCAGCGCGAGCGTGGAGATGAGTCTGGCGGAGGCCATCGAGTTGTTCATCGGCCGGACACTCCACACCAAGTCCGGCAGCCGCCACACCGAGAGCGCCTACCGATCCGATCTCAAACACTTCGGGCGCTTCCTCGCCAATGACCGGCTGCGCGTGGGCACCGTCGGGCGCCGAGACGCCGAGCGCTACCTCACCCGGCTCTCGACTAAGCTGGCCGCCCGGACGGTCGCCCGCCGGATCTACTGCGTCCGGTCGTTCTACCGGTTCCTCCGGGGCATCGACGTGGTGACCACCAACCCCTTCGACGCCCTCGACCTGCCCGGCTTCAACCGGAAGTCGGAGACGCACAAGGTCCTGGCCGAAGACGAACTCGAACGCGCCGTGGCCCGGCTGTCCGACGACATGGTGGAGGCCAACCGCCAGCTCGAAGCCTCCGAGCCCGGAGGCGACCGGCAGCGCGCCTTTGCCGCCCTCTTTACGGCCGCCCGCCGCCGAGCCACCTTCACGCTTATGGCGTTTGCCGGGCTCCGGCGTGAGGAGGTGCTGACGCTCCCCCGCGAGGCCATCGTCCCACGACCGGACGGCTACTATCTCTCGTTCACCGGCAAGGGTGACAAGCGCCGCACCGTCCCGCTCGTCGGTTTCGCCTACCCCGCGATGACCGACTGGCTCGCCGTCCGCCGCTACGTGCCCAACGTGGCCGATGAGGTGTTCATCACGCTCGCCGGCCAGGCCGTCGACCCCAAGCAGATCCAGCGCGATTGCGCCCGCCTCCAGCGGCACGTCAAGACCCGGCACAAGCTGACCCCCCACGTGCTCCGCCGCACGTTCGGCACCCGGACGCTGCGCTACACCGGCGACCTACGCGGGACCCAGGAGCTCTTGGGCCACGCCTCGATCCAGACCACCGAGGTCTACACCCACGTCGACGAGGAGAGCCTGCGCCGCCTAATGGAGACCAACACCGTCGGCGCCGCCGAGCACGCCCGAGGCGCCGTCCTCGCCCACCACGTCCCCGTCTAA